Within Arcobacter lacus, the genomic segment CTCTAAAATTGATGTTGGAAAAACTGTTCAAGATATAGTGTCAATAAGTGCAAACCTGGGAAAGAATTCTGTAAAATTTATGTTTGATATTATACTCATTCTAGTATTCTTTTTCTTTTTTACTCTTTATACTACACAAATTGCAACTTTTATAAGAGAGCTTTTACCTATAAAAAAAGAAGATTCAATAATATTATTTCATGAGTCATCAAGTGTTATGACAGTTGTTCTTTATTCAACTTTAGTTACTGCTATTTTTGAAGGATTTTTATTTGGATTTTTCTTAACATTTTTTGGTTATGATGGACTACTTTTTGGAGTTTTATATGGTTTTGCATCTTTAATTCCAGTAGTTGGAGGAGTAATAATGTGGCTTCCAGTTGCAATATATGAAGCTTCAATAAACTCTTTTACAAATGCTCTAATAATTGCTATTTACTCTATTGTTGTAATTTCAATTATTGCAGATACTTTTATAAAACCTATGATTATCAACTACATAAACAAGAAGATTATAAAAACTCCTACAAACGTAAATGCTCTTCTAATATTTTTCTCAATAGTAGCGGGACTTTCAACTTTTGGCTTTTGGGGAATGATTATTGGACCAGCTATGGTAAGTTTATTTATTTCTATTATGAATCTATTAAAAAAATATTCTGATGATTTTAAAGAGAGTGAAGATTAATTATCTCCACTCTCTTTTTCTCCTTGAAATGAAGTAATTCCATAATCTAAATTAGTTACACTTTTAAACCCTAAATCAAGCATAACTCTTTGACAATATGCACTTCTACTTCCACTATGACAATAAACAACAACAGGAATATCTTTTTTATCATCTAAT encodes:
- a CDS encoding AI-2E family transporter yields the protein MKASYFLVSIAILLLFFMVELFNPFLKAIFVSVLLTIATSSLTLHLEHKLKKRIVATSVMTIALAALFFLPILYCILSFATFFNQVDQQVLVKNLDEIKLLVHNLSMDFTFLNDFLNNITSKIDVGKTVQDIVSISANLGKNSVKFMFDIILILVFFFFFTLYTTQIATFIRELLPIKKEDSIILFHESSSVMTVVLYSTLVTAIFEGFLFGFFLTFFGYDGLLFGVLYGFASLIPVVGGVIMWLPVAIYEASINSFTNALIIAIYSIVVISIIADTFIKPMIINYINKKIIKTPTNVNALLIFFSIVAGLSTFGFWGMIIGPAMVSLFISIMNLLKKYSDDFKESED